A window of the Zeugodacus cucurbitae isolate PBARC_wt_2022May chromosome 2, idZeuCucr1.2, whole genome shotgun sequence genome harbors these coding sequences:
- the LOC105221578 gene encoding lysine-specific demethylase 3A-A isoform X2 codes for MNSNNECENDFERRTDREYSLPPKHYPLTTAFDKSLTANIEKMSEEADKFMDLDGTCHNLAEELLREMPDMKDEIEQELKDALLKNNDSKTKNLQQKELNEIAHKDSDNDLETNEFDNINGHEGLVGTGQFVNNCLHKESKESCEIGKTDTEITNMEKGHQENNNGICLTDSMNEDNDGSIDQTSQKESPYNTKGESKIRKRENDCSGIDSATIQDSPNAKQPKLEVTGERKSIIEVHISNKAIDDKEASAELERIRQLKEQTIIELHRLKSQDDTFLRIENINKQLQKNIEQNENNEKGNNNENKEENDSVNKVTDITEKNENNNRKELIIDYADDNEQKVIPKENLKSNIDGALMENADTDGKLEMKKPSEVKAPENVKIEVKTLTEEAEPLSAPAESASTSAPMTSISLNDNSNHSKIGDSHTSQEELTAEEAERDRELRASRATFLQHLPCFKLQRNSESIIKSESNSNDNVTTEYALPRCRECRRRSSQGGSDVYCRFYEFRRLQYNELGELVVAGFPNPYTDPTADDLRIWQPDKHSVPTAGWMDIQVARYILLHAGDQFCYLWQQEAEALRLHENPNSIIAWKKVVQGLREICDVCDTTLFNFHWTCDKCGFGVCLDCFKDRKEQRSCRKRRTGDKTQRGHDEFHWMLCTATTSTHQKHELRDLMLTQIIASDALNVLGRLLHDIRAMWQVPQMCGCLLSKQDLPADTELGTLIQDMIKESQLKQQTSASSLATEETLRKQARMEELHAKKLEFARARGIDYVPGRVWTKQTLGKDPITTAFDNFKHINFLRKGLAGLRRFLPPRAMTLTHSTMLAPGVPHEWLCDGKLLRLTNAMHPDNRILYQEVWKCGQPVMISEVAQSLNLELWRPEAFCKDFGDKPNDLINCLNGNLVPNQPMRYFWEGFQCIKKRLLDANGKPMLLKLKDWPPGDDFAEILPTRFADLMTGLPMPEYTLRTGNLNIASCLPKMFVPPDLGPKMYNAYGSALHPDKGTTNLHLDISDAVNIMVYVGVPQDADSKPQLVATQKAIALGGCDYLTRARCQIPGVLPGALWHIFPARDADKIRDLLNRVTIEKGFRLEPDHDPIHDQNWYLDDKLRARLFKEYGVEGYPIVQCLGDAVFIPAGAPHQVQNLHNCIKVAEDFVSPENITHCYHLTHEFRHLSHSHTNHEDKLQIKNIIYHAIKDCCHILVRALDQRLDEELAKVEEQYEKTEMSLREAKEIAAKLPSGKQD; via the exons ATGAACTCAAATAACGAGTGTGAGAACGATTTTGAGAGACGCACCGATCGCGAGTACTCACTCCCGCCCAAACATTACCCGCTTACGACTGCATTTGATAA ATCCCTAACTGCAAACATAGAGAAAATGTCAGAAGAAGCTGACAAATTTATGGACTTGGATGGAACTTGCCACAATTTGGCGGAAGAGCTATTACGTGAAATGCCGGATATGAAAGATGAGATCGAGCAGGAATTAAAAGAtgcattgttaaaaaataatgatagtaaaacaaaaaatttacaacaaaaagaacTGAATGAAATAGCGCATAAAGATTCCGATAATGATCTTGAAACAAACGAATTTGATAACATAAACGGACATGAGGGATTAGTAGGTACGGGCCAGTTCGTGAATAACTGCTTGCATAAAGAAAGCAAGGAAAGTTGTGAAATTGGAAAAACGGATACTGAGATAACAAACATGGAAAAGGGTCATCAGGAAAACAATAACGGAATATGCTTAACCGACAGCATGAATGAAGATAATGACGGCAGCATTGATCAAACATCTCAAAAAGAATCTCCGTATAACACAAAGGGGGAATCCAAAATTCGTAAACGTGAGAATGATTGTTCTGGAATTGATAGTGCAACCATACAAGACAGCCCAAATGCCAAACAACCAAAATTGGAAGTTACCGGCGAAAGGAAATCAATAATTGAAGTTCACATCTCTAATAAGGCGATTGATGATAAAGAAGCGTCTGCAGAGTTGGAACGCATACGTCAACTTAAGGAGCAAACAATTATTGAATTGCACAGACTAAAGAGTCAAGATGATACATTTCTTAGAATTGAGAACATTAACAAGcagttacaaaaaaatatagagcaaaatgaaaataatgagaAGGGgaataacaatgaaaataagGAGGAAAACGATTCGGTAAATAAAGTCACTGACATTACAGAGAAAAATGAgaataataatagaaaagaaCTGATAATTGATTACGCCGATGATAACGAACAAAAAGTTATTCCGAAAGagaatcttaaatctaatatagATGGTGCGCTTATGGAAAACGCAGACACAGATGGTAAGCTCGAAATGAAGAAACCTTCAGAAGTAAAAGCCcctgaaaatgtaaaaattgaagttaaaactTTAACAGAAGAAGCAGAACCATTATCAGCCCCTGCAGAATCAGCATCGACATCCGCACCAATGACGTCCATATCACTCAACGATAATAGTAATCATTCTAAAATCGGCGATAGTCACACTTCTCAAGAAGAACTTACAGCCGAAGAAGCAGAGCGTGATCGAGAGTTACGTGCATCGCGAGCAACATTTCTTCAGCACTTACCTTGCTTCAAGCTCCAACGCAACTCGGAAAGTATTATTAAAAGCGAGTCAAACTCCAATGATAATGTTACAACTGAATATGCTCTACCAAGATGTCGCGAGTGTCGACGCCGCAGTTCACAGGGTGGTTCAGATGTCTATTGTCGATTTTATGAATTCCGTCGTTTGCAGTATAATGAATTGGGTGAATTGGTTGTTGCTGGCTTCCCCAACCCCTATACGGACCCGACTGCCGACGATTTACGCATCTGGCAGCCAGATAAGCATAGTGTGCCTACTGCAGGCTGGATGGACATCCAAGTTGCTCGGTATATATTGCTACATGCTGGTGACCAATTTTGCTATCTGTGGCAACAAGAGGCCGAAGCATTGCGTTTACACGAAAATCCGAATAGCATAATCGCCTGGAAGAAGGTGGTGCAAGGTCTACGTGAGATTTGCGATGTGTGTGATACCacactttttaattttcattggaCTTGCGACAAGTGTGGTTTTGGTGTGTGTCTTGACTGTTTCAAAGACCGCAAAGAGCAACGCAGTTGTCGTAAGAGACGCACGGGCGATAAAACCCAACGTGGACACGATGAATTTCACTGGATGCTATGTACTGCAACAACGTCAACTCATCAAAAACATGAACTTCGAGATCTGATGCTGACACAGATCATTGCTAGCGATGCGTTAAACGTTTTGGGCCGACTCTTGCACGATATACGTGCTATGTGGCAAGTGCCACAGATGTGTGGCTGTTTGTTAAGCAAACAGGACCTTCCGGCAGATACGGAACTTGGTACTTTAATACAGGACATGATCAAGGAATCGCAATTAAAGCAGCAGACGAGCGCTTCATCGCTAGCTACTGAAGAAACATTACGTAAACAGGCACGAATGGAAGAATTGCATGCCAAAAAGTTGGAGTTTGCGCGAGCAAGAGGTATAGACTATGTGCCAGGACGAGTGTGGACAAAGCAAACTTTGGGAAAGGATCCCATAACCACcgcttttgataattttaaacatataaaCTTTTTACGGAAGGGTTTAGCGGGATTACGACGATTTTTGCCGCCACGCGCAATGACCTTAACCCACTCGACAATGCTGGCGCCTGGCGTACCACATGAATGGTTATGCGATGGCAAACTATTGAGACTTACTAATGCCATGCATCCCGATAACCGAATACTTTATCAGGAGGTATGGAAATGTGGTCAGCCCGTTATGATCTCGGAAGTAGCGCAATCACTGAACTTGGAGTTATGGCGACCAGAAGCCTTCTGTAAGGATTTCGGTGACAAGCCCAATGACTTGATAAACTGCTTGAATGGAAATTTAGTACCTAACCAACCGATGCGATATTTCTGGGAGGGATTCCAATGTATAAAGAAACGATTGCTAGATGCAAATGGCAAACCAATGTTATTAAAACTGAAAGACTGGCCGCCAGGCGATGATTTTGCCGAAATATTGCCAACCCGTTTTGCGGATCTCATGACCGGCCTACCCATGCCGGAATACACCTTGCGTACAGGCAATTTGAATATTGCCAGCTGTTTGCCGAAGATGTTTGTTCCACCCGACTTGGGACCGAAGATGTACAATGCTTACGGTTCGGCATTGCACCCTGACAAGGGCACTACTAATTTGCACTTGGACATTTCCGACGCTGTAAACATTATGGTATATGTGGGCGTACCACAAGATGCCGATAGTAAACCACAATTGGTAGCTACTCAAAAAGCTATAGCTTTGGGTGGCTGCGATTATTTGACACGGGCACGATGCCAAATACCTGGCGTCCTGCCAGGTGCATTGTGGCATATTTTCCCTGCACGAGATGCTGATAAAATCCGCGATCTCCTAAATCGAGTGACGATAGAGAAAGGGTTTCGCTTGGAACCCGACCACGATCCCATTCATGATCAGAATTGGTATTTAGACGATAAATTGCGTGCACGTCTCTTCAAGGAATATGGTGTAGAAGGATATCCCATTGTACAGTGCCTTGGCGATGCAGTGTTCATTCCGGCTGGGGCACCACATCAAG
- the LOC105221578 gene encoding lysine-specific demethylase 3A isoform X8 encodes MSEEADKFMDLDGTCHNLAEELLREMPDMKDEIEQELKDALLKNNDSKTKNLQQKELNEIAHKDSDNDLETNEFDNINGHEGLVGTGQFVNNCLHKESKESCEIGKTDTEITNMEKGHQENNNGICLTDSMNEDNDGSIDQTSQKESPYNTKGESKIRKRENDCSGIDSATIQDSPNAKQPKLEVTGERKSIIEVHISNKAIDDKEASAELERIRQLKEQTIIELHRLKSQDDTFLRIENINKQLQKNIEQNENNEKGNNNENKEENDSVNKVTDITEKNENNNRKELIIDYADDNEQKVIPKENLKSNIDGALMENADTDGKLEMKKPSEVKAPENVKIEVKTLTEEAEPLSAPAESASTSAPMTSISLNDNSNHSKIGDSHTSQEELTAEEAERDRELRASRATFLQHLPCFKLQRNSESIIKSESNSNDNVTTEYALPRCRECRRRSSQGGSDVYCRFYEFRRLQYNELGELVVAGFPNPYTDPTADDLRIWQPDKHSVPTAGWMDIQVARYILLHAGDQFCYLWQQEAEALRLHENPNSIIAWKKVVQGLREICDVCDTTLFNFHWTCDKCGFGVCLDCFKDRKEQRSCRKRRTGDKTQRGHDEFHWMLCTATTSTHQKHELRDLMLTQIIASDALNVLGRLLHDIRAMWQVPQMCGCLLSKQDLPADTELGTLIQDMIKESQLKQQTSASSLATEETLRKQARMEELHAKKLEFARARGIDYVPGRVWTKQTLGKDPITTAFDNFKHINFLRKGLAGLRRFLPPRAMTLTHSTMLAPGVPHEWLCDGKLLRLTNAMHPDNRILYQEVWKCGQPVMISEVAQSLNLELWRPEAFCKDFGDKPNDLINCLNGNLVPNQPMRYFWEGFQCIKKRLLDANGKPMLLKLKDWPPGDDFAEILPTRFADLMTGLPMPEYTLRTGNLNIASCLPKMFVPPDLGPKMYNAYGSALHPDKGTTNLHLDISDAVNIMVYVGVPQDADSKPQLVATQKAIALGGCDYLTRARCQIPGVLPGALWHIFPARDADKIRDLLNRVTIEKGFRLEPDHDPIHDQNWYLDDKLRARLFKEYGVEGYPIVQCLGDAVFIPAGAPHQVQNLHNCIKVAEDFVSPENITHCYHLTHEFRHLSHSHTNHEDKLQIKNIIYHAIKDCCHILVRALDQRLDEELAKVEEQYEKTEMSLREAKEIAAKLPSGKQD; translated from the coding sequence ATGTCAGAAGAAGCTGACAAATTTATGGACTTGGATGGAACTTGCCACAATTTGGCGGAAGAGCTATTACGTGAAATGCCGGATATGAAAGATGAGATCGAGCAGGAATTAAAAGAtgcattgttaaaaaataatgatagtaaaacaaaaaatttacaacaaaaagaacTGAATGAAATAGCGCATAAAGATTCCGATAATGATCTTGAAACAAACGAATTTGATAACATAAACGGACATGAGGGATTAGTAGGTACGGGCCAGTTCGTGAATAACTGCTTGCATAAAGAAAGCAAGGAAAGTTGTGAAATTGGAAAAACGGATACTGAGATAACAAACATGGAAAAGGGTCATCAGGAAAACAATAACGGAATATGCTTAACCGACAGCATGAATGAAGATAATGACGGCAGCATTGATCAAACATCTCAAAAAGAATCTCCGTATAACACAAAGGGGGAATCCAAAATTCGTAAACGTGAGAATGATTGTTCTGGAATTGATAGTGCAACCATACAAGACAGCCCAAATGCCAAACAACCAAAATTGGAAGTTACCGGCGAAAGGAAATCAATAATTGAAGTTCACATCTCTAATAAGGCGATTGATGATAAAGAAGCGTCTGCAGAGTTGGAACGCATACGTCAACTTAAGGAGCAAACAATTATTGAATTGCACAGACTAAAGAGTCAAGATGATACATTTCTTAGAATTGAGAACATTAACAAGcagttacaaaaaaatatagagcaaaatgaaaataatgagaAGGGgaataacaatgaaaataagGAGGAAAACGATTCGGTAAATAAAGTCACTGACATTACAGAGAAAAATGAgaataataatagaaaagaaCTGATAATTGATTACGCCGATGATAACGAACAAAAAGTTATTCCGAAAGagaatcttaaatctaatatagATGGTGCGCTTATGGAAAACGCAGACACAGATGGTAAGCTCGAAATGAAGAAACCTTCAGAAGTAAAAGCCcctgaaaatgtaaaaattgaagttaaaactTTAACAGAAGAAGCAGAACCATTATCAGCCCCTGCAGAATCAGCATCGACATCCGCACCAATGACGTCCATATCACTCAACGATAATAGTAATCATTCTAAAATCGGCGATAGTCACACTTCTCAAGAAGAACTTACAGCCGAAGAAGCAGAGCGTGATCGAGAGTTACGTGCATCGCGAGCAACATTTCTTCAGCACTTACCTTGCTTCAAGCTCCAACGCAACTCGGAAAGTATTATTAAAAGCGAGTCAAACTCCAATGATAATGTTACAACTGAATATGCTCTACCAAGATGTCGCGAGTGTCGACGCCGCAGTTCACAGGGTGGTTCAGATGTCTATTGTCGATTTTATGAATTCCGTCGTTTGCAGTATAATGAATTGGGTGAATTGGTTGTTGCTGGCTTCCCCAACCCCTATACGGACCCGACTGCCGACGATTTACGCATCTGGCAGCCAGATAAGCATAGTGTGCCTACTGCAGGCTGGATGGACATCCAAGTTGCTCGGTATATATTGCTACATGCTGGTGACCAATTTTGCTATCTGTGGCAACAAGAGGCCGAAGCATTGCGTTTACACGAAAATCCGAATAGCATAATCGCCTGGAAGAAGGTGGTGCAAGGTCTACGTGAGATTTGCGATGTGTGTGATACCacactttttaattttcattggaCTTGCGACAAGTGTGGTTTTGGTGTGTGTCTTGACTGTTTCAAAGACCGCAAAGAGCAACGCAGTTGTCGTAAGAGACGCACGGGCGATAAAACCCAACGTGGACACGATGAATTTCACTGGATGCTATGTACTGCAACAACGTCAACTCATCAAAAACATGAACTTCGAGATCTGATGCTGACACAGATCATTGCTAGCGATGCGTTAAACGTTTTGGGCCGACTCTTGCACGATATACGTGCTATGTGGCAAGTGCCACAGATGTGTGGCTGTTTGTTAAGCAAACAGGACCTTCCGGCAGATACGGAACTTGGTACTTTAATACAGGACATGATCAAGGAATCGCAATTAAAGCAGCAGACGAGCGCTTCATCGCTAGCTACTGAAGAAACATTACGTAAACAGGCACGAATGGAAGAATTGCATGCCAAAAAGTTGGAGTTTGCGCGAGCAAGAGGTATAGACTATGTGCCAGGACGAGTGTGGACAAAGCAAACTTTGGGAAAGGATCCCATAACCACcgcttttgataattttaaacatataaaCTTTTTACGGAAGGGTTTAGCGGGATTACGACGATTTTTGCCGCCACGCGCAATGACCTTAACCCACTCGACAATGCTGGCGCCTGGCGTACCACATGAATGGTTATGCGATGGCAAACTATTGAGACTTACTAATGCCATGCATCCCGATAACCGAATACTTTATCAGGAGGTATGGAAATGTGGTCAGCCCGTTATGATCTCGGAAGTAGCGCAATCACTGAACTTGGAGTTATGGCGACCAGAAGCCTTCTGTAAGGATTTCGGTGACAAGCCCAATGACTTGATAAACTGCTTGAATGGAAATTTAGTACCTAACCAACCGATGCGATATTTCTGGGAGGGATTCCAATGTATAAAGAAACGATTGCTAGATGCAAATGGCAAACCAATGTTATTAAAACTGAAAGACTGGCCGCCAGGCGATGATTTTGCCGAAATATTGCCAACCCGTTTTGCGGATCTCATGACCGGCCTACCCATGCCGGAATACACCTTGCGTACAGGCAATTTGAATATTGCCAGCTGTTTGCCGAAGATGTTTGTTCCACCCGACTTGGGACCGAAGATGTACAATGCTTACGGTTCGGCATTGCACCCTGACAAGGGCACTACTAATTTGCACTTGGACATTTCCGACGCTGTAAACATTATGGTATATGTGGGCGTACCACAAGATGCCGATAGTAAACCACAATTGGTAGCTACTCAAAAAGCTATAGCTTTGGGTGGCTGCGATTATTTGACACGGGCACGATGCCAAATACCTGGCGTCCTGCCAGGTGCATTGTGGCATATTTTCCCTGCACGAGATGCTGATAAAATCCGCGATCTCCTAAATCGAGTGACGATAGAGAAAGGGTTTCGCTTGGAACCCGACCACGATCCCATTCATGATCAGAATTGGTATTTAGACGATAAATTGCGTGCACGTCTCTTCAAGGAATATGGTGTAGAAGGATATCCCATTGTACAGTGCCTTGGCGATGCAGTGTTCATTCCGGCTGGGGCACCACATCAAG